The DNA sequence CCGCCCATCTTCCATACCAAAACTACCCACCAGATCATACAACAAACCTGCTCTCGTCGTATCCAACAGTCAATTCTTCGCCCACGCTCCCACCCCCCGCCATGGCTTCTCCCGACCAGCCCACCCAGACGGGCATGATCCTCACCACCGCCCTCGCCAGTGTCGTCACAGGCTACGTGTTTGGCATCTATACCGCCAGAGGATATCTCATCTCCCCAGCTCTAGCGGAAGAACGTCGAAAGTACCACAACGATCCTGTCGAGAGCGAGGAAAGCGAcgtggacgaggacgatgccACACTGGACCATGCACCGAACTGGGCCAACGGGCTGGATGCGGATATGAGACAGGGGCTCAAGTTTAGAGACTCGGGAgtggcggagaagaggagcttgATGGAAGACACTAGCGAGGAGTGTAAGCTGGTGTTGGTTGTGAGGACGGATCTGGGCATGACCAAAGGTACGATTCTCTTGttctgcctctcttctttgcttgtGAGCTCCTAACTAACAAGACTCGTTTCATCATAGGCAAAATCGCTGCTCAGTGCTCTCACGCCACGCTCGCCTGCTACAAGGCCCTCGCCCGCGCCGACCCGTCCTCCCCCCGAACGCAAGCTGCTCGCCCGCTGGGAGCGCTTCGGCCAGGCCAAGATCGCCGTCCAAGTCAAGAGCCAAgccgagatgctggagctgcgagGCAAAGCCCGCGCAATGGGGCTCACGGCTGAGGTGATTCAGGACGCGGGCCGGACGCAGATTGAGGCGGGCAGCATGACGGTGCTGGGCGTCGGACCGGCACCGAAGAGCTTGGTGGACAAGGTTACGGGAGGGCTGAAGCTGTTGTAAGAGGACGTACagttatatatacatacatacggGATATTATTGCATGGTTTTTTGATTTACATGGGCTGAAAGAGAAGACTTGCGGGCATTGCTGCATCAACGGCGTCCAGGCGACAAGACAGGCTGCTAAGCATTTTTAAGCCACGGTAGGATGCTATGAGCTTCTATGTATGGGTTTAGCAAGATCAAAAATGGCATTCTGGGAacagaagggaagaaaaagaataaagtgTTTGACGATTCTATGACAAGACATCTCTTGCCGTCAGCGTACATGGCTGCCATCTCATCCATTTCACTGCACATCCATTCCTTTTGTCTATCATGCCATGGGTATTAGTATATACTACGTTTTGATATGTACCAACTGCTATTACTCCTTCTTCGCAAACCGTGACAGCGCCGGCCCCAGATCTTCTTCTACCTCCTGTCGCTTCTtgtcgttcttcttctgctgctccttcCACAGCTCGTCCACCCGCATCCTCTTCTCGTCGATGATGTTCCTCTTGCGCTGCTTGCGCAGGTACTTCTTCAACGCGCCATTCTTTCCTCTCGCGCGGTTGCGAATCTCCTCGGCAATGTCCGCGGGTTTGGCGTCCAGgtccttctcggccttgCGCTGCGCGTCGGACCGCAGATCGATGTTGCCGACAAAGTTGGGGTCCAGGGCAATCATCTCGGGCGACAGCTTGTTGAGCAGGCCGCGGACCTCAGTCTCCTGTCGCTGCTTGTTCGTCTCAAAGGGGTTGGCCTCGAAGGCGTCGAAGTTGGCCTCTCCGGCGCCGGGGACGATGACGGAGGAGAAGCCCTTGTCGTGGCTTATGCCGAGGACATCTTCAAAGGGGCACCAGCGGACGCGCTCGACGGTCTTGCCTTCGCGGCCCCATTTCATGTAGGGATGTGTTACTCGCTCCTGGGTGGCGGCGTTCTTGTTGAAGAGGCCCTTCCAAATGGTCATGGAGGTGCCCCAGCCGACGGCTGTGAGGCCGGTATCTGAGATGGCGACGGAAGAGGCCGGGGTGTATGTCGAGTAGGTGTTGACTTCCTTGAACATTCGAATGTCCCAGACGGCCATTTTGGCGTCCTGTCCTGCTGAGACCATGTATCGGCCCTCTCGATCGACGGCAACGGATCGCACAGGGCCTCGATGTGCTAATAGTTTGACGACTGGCTCGGCGGAGTTTGGCGACCAGAGAGTTACTGTGCCGTTTTGATGTCCGGCGTGGATGATGGCGTTGTAGGGGTTGTGAGTTAATGAGCAAGGGGGGGCCAAGTCTTGATGGGATTTCGGCGACGACCTGGCCGGTCGAGGTGTCTTGGTACTTGAGAACGCCTCCGGTGTTCTAGATATCGTGGTTAGTTGGATATCCCATTTCTCGTttgaaagacaaaaaaaaaaaaaaaaaaattcgtaCCATTGTAGCCAAGAGGAAGTGGTATGGGAGAAACTCCATGTGTGTGACTTCGGAGTGCTTCCGCAGGCAATGTAATTCGACGCCATTTCGGTCGTATATGTAGACATATTTCTTCTGCGCCACCGCGAAGAATTGGTTGTTATGCAGCCACTTGACATCTCGAATTGTCTCTCCCAGCTGAATCTCGCATCCGAGCTTGCCCTCTCGCCAGTCCATGGTCGCGATGTGGCCCTTTCGCCCACCGAGCAGCAGTTCTCGTCCGTTCTTCGAGTAGTCGCATAGGTACGGACCCAGTTGATCCAAGTTGAGCTCGAATcgcttcttcgccgtctCGACTGCAACATTGGCCACAATCTCGTCTTGTCGGACCTTGTATGTTCGTTCCAGCTCTCCTTCGGCCTCGAGGAATCCGGATTCGTTTTCTAGCAGGATCTCGGCATCTTTAGCTTTCAGGGCCGCATTCTGATATTTGTTCTCCAGCTCTTTCAAATTCCTTCGGAGTTTCTTGTCTTTAATCTGCTTGGTGTTGATCTGCTTTCCTCGACCATAGGCCTGGTTGGCTTCCCTTATCCGTCgggccttttctctctctgcgCGAGTGGCTATGTCTGTTCGTCGCTCTTTGGTGACAATTGCATCGCTCTTGCGGGCCGTGGGAGGCCGCGCGACGGCTGTTTCAGCACCCATTGTGCTGATGAGACTTTTGGACGATTTTCGCGATCAAACTCGAGAAATCAAGACGCCCGGGTTCTAGGCTATGAAAGGTTGCAGACAAAATTTCCAGCGCCCAGACTTTGTCGCGGCCTATCGCAGTGCTGCTATTGGCAGAGCAAGAATGCGCTAGCCCACCGCGGTTATCGATAACGAGCCACAACAAAAAATTCTCGATAACCAAGAAAACCCCACCATCTAGATAATCGATTCTGCATTTTGTCTTGCGCTTCTGTATAGGCTAATCTTGCGAAACCTTGGAGGATTCGCATTGGAGTGAAAAATTGCCGAAAAATACCTGCTGTTGAGCATTTCACAACATAACAAACTGGCATCGCTACCGTTTCGGTTCAAGGCTGGGGGGCGACGCAAACATGTCCGCCGTGgcgcatcatcatcggcccACGACAAAAGTCACCAACAAGCCATTCAAGTCCAGGGCTGCTTCCAAGCATGAGCTGAGGGATCGCGCAAAAGGTGTGGAAACCCAACTGTGTGGAATTAaactttgcttctttgttttcttatAACTTTCTCCCATATGTTGCGCACAACTCTAACATTGCATTCCACAGGCCGAGTCCCAGACGAAAAAGGATCGCGCAAAACTCCCCACCAACAAGTCATGTCTAAATTCGACCGACGGAACCAGGCGAAGCAGACTCGCCTCACAAAGCACAGAGAGCACCTGAAGGAGACGTCGGTTTTCTCCGGGAAAGATGCAGCCCCGAGGATCGCTGCCGTCATTCCTCTTTGCGCTGATGGCGACGCCAAGGCGGCCATTCAGTCGCTGAATAGCAGCGTCGATATCGAGGCCGATCTTAGCAGCAACAACCTCCAAGTGACGGTCGACCGTttcaagcagaagctgcagtaTGTTGCTCTCGAAAGGGATCTTGGCGCTTGCTTGAACGCCGCCAGCGCTGCCGATTTCGTCATTATTGTTCTATCTGCCTCTGTCGAGGTTGACGCATTGGGAGAGCTGATTCTTCGAAGCGTCGAGAGCCAGGGCTTGTCGACATTGTTCACGATGGTACAAGGGCTTGATAAAATTGAACCAGCAAAGCAGAGGCCTGGTGTAATGAGCTCGCTCAAGTCCTTCATTATGCATTTCCACCCCGAGCAAGAGAAGCTCTATAGCATCGATAATAGGCAGGACTGTGCCAACCTCATGCGATCCCTCTGCAGCACAACCCCCAAGGGCATCAGGTGGAGGGATGAGAGGAGCTGGATGCTGGCGGAAAGCGTCAAGTTTGCATCCAACGACTCGGAATCTACAATCATCACCGGTGTAGTTAGGGGTAAAGGGTTGAAGGCGGATCGACTGATACAGGTCGGCGACTGGGGCACATATCAGATTGAAAAGATTGTTGCCGCCCCTCTACCAAAGCAAATtaagaagaaaggagagacGACGGTTGAGAccgaggaagaaaaggttcTGGAAGAGCCCTCTGAGGATCGAGATGACCTGGATCAACTCGCGCCTGAGGATGTTATGATGGACGCAGAAGATGACGCCGCCATGTCTGTGGCGCCATCAGAGAAGAAGGGTGTATTGTTAGACGAGCATCATTACTTTtcggacgaggaggatgaggcaACGGCTGGAACGAAAAAAGTACCCAAGGGAACTTCAAAATACCAGTCCGCTTGGTATCTGGATGACGTGTCGGATTCCGGCTCTGACATGGAAGATATGGAGATGGATGACGAAAAcgctgaagaggaggaaattGGTCCCGAGGATGGTGTGGAAGGCTTTGCCCAGCCTGAGCCcacagaagctgctgcttcggaATACCCCCAATctgagatgatggagcctaatgaagatgaggatgctgTTCAGCTGGAGCAGTATCGAGCACGGAAGCGTGATGAGGCTGAAGACGACAGAGAGTTCCCCGATGAAGTTGAGCTTCACCCTAATGTTCTGGCCAGAGAGAGATTGGCTCGATACCGTGGTTTGAAGAGTCTCCGAACTTCTCCTTGgcaggaagatgaggatcgAGCTTACGAACCAGAAGAATGGCGCCGATTGCTGCAGATTCCTGACTACAACTCTTCGCGCTCAAGAGCGACTCGTGAGGCTTTGGTTGGTGGTGTGCAGCCTGGAACTCGCGTTCATGTCTATATCAAGGGCATCCCAACTGCCACAGCGCAGTCCTACAACCCCAACTCCCCAGTCACATTAGTTTCTCTGCTCCGACAtgagaacaagaagactGTGGTTAACTATCTGATTAACCTCAGCTCTGATTATACTGCTtcgatcaaggccaaggaggagctgaTTGCTCAATGCGGCCCTCGAAGAATGGTTATCAAGCCTCTTTTCTCACAGTCTGGCTCGACGCCAAACGACGTACACAAGTACTGCCGATACCTACACCCTGGCCAATCGGCCATTGCCACATTCATGGGACCTGTTACGTGGGGCGCTGTTCCTGTCTTATTCTTCAAGCGGACAGTTGCGGGCACAGATGTTGAGGGTGAGGGTGAGGGCACATCAAACGCTGGCCTGACGTTGATTGCGACAGGCACGGCTCTGCCTCCTTCAACATCCCGCGTTGTTGCCAAGCGTGTCGTCCTCGCCGGCCACCCATACCACATTCACAAGAAGATTGTCACCATTCGATACATGTTCTTCAACCGTGAGGACGTGGAGTGGTTCAAGGCTATGCCCCTGTGGACCAAGCGCGGACGTAGCGGTTTTTTCAAGGAGCCTCTGGGCACTCACGGCTACTTCAAGGCGACGTTTGACGGACGTATCAACCCTCAGGACTCTGTGGCGATTAGCTTGTATAAGAGGGTTTGGCCGAGACATGCGGTCCCTGTTGCTGGGCCGTTGTTGGAAGCCggtgctgttgctgctggacaGGCGCAGGAGCTGGATGGAGATACCATGATGGAGTGATGAAACTTGTAGAAGACATGATGGCATATTCTAGAGCTTATGATTATTATGaatgttttctctctcattaTACATTATTACTTGTGTATCCGTTTCTCTGGAAAGAGAATTCCATGATGTGTGTATTGTGAGGCTTCAGTTTACGGGGCTTTGACGTAGCCAACTGCTATTTCTGACGAGTCCAATTCATACTTGATAAGTGAAGACGCCAGTGTAATCAACGTCCCAAGCTGATCCAGCCCTTCGCACCACCTCAACACGTCTTTTATTATACATCCACAGTTATCGCCAGCGGTGGTGCTGCTGACAAACTCCTCAGCAGACAACTGCTGCGACAGCTTGTAATCAGAAAGGGTGAGGATCTTGTCAGCAGATCTGCCGCGGAGAAAGGCATTGTATCGCTTCTTCCATTCATACGTGGAAGGGACTTCCCAGAGATCGCGGATACAGGGGAGGGGTGCGTTGGCGAATTTTTGACAGCTGCGGAAGTCTTGCTGGCGGAATCTGATTTCGAGGAATATTTCTACGGTGTAGATGAGACATACTGTTCTAATTTGTGATTTGTTAGTAAAGGGAGAcagagaaagaggcaagaaaTCCGATTACCTTCGTGTAGCTTCATACTGAGCCCACGTTTTGCGATCAAGAGGATTGTCGAGAGTGTCGACGAATGTATTGTACTCTAGGGTCTCGTGTACTTTTCCACAACAATGCTGTGTAGTATTTTTGTTGGCTTACTGACTTTGGAGAGGGCTGATGCAATGATGTGCTTACTGTTAATGCTGTGAGAAGAAACCTGACGTCGTTCTTCATTACTGTATCTGTGTCCTGTGCTTGGAGTAGCATGTATGTCATCATGGCCTGCATGGATTCGACTAATGTCTCCATGTCAAATGACTCATACTGGCATATTCAAAAAGGGACAGGTTAGTTTACGGATTTTTAATATGAATCAGGGCATAAGATATGCAATAATACCTCATGATCCAATCTGGCGATTTCTTTGTATATCGTCTCCCATATAAAAGGGCTGCTGGCCGGGGTTCTCTCCAGCCACATGCCTACCAGGGCCGCGCAGATACTTAACGTTTTCCCCAGACACTCGTGCTTTTGTGCCTTTGCACAATTATATGTTGTACTGTCATCCAGAGCACATTTGCTGTGGATATAGGGAGGAAGGGAGAGCCCGCTGACCATCAAGGCGGGATAGGCGCTCACCTGGCCAAAGATGGTCTTTGTTGTGAGGATTGCATTTGCAGTGAGGCCGCGACGGCTGGTGAGCATGCAAGACGAGGAGTCGTTGGCGAGAACGTCTGATTGGGTGCCTGGGACGTTGATGCGAAGGCGAGCGTCTTGGGTCTCTGCAACAGCCGTGTCATGACTAATGCCCATGTCGATGCTATTCATGAATCTCGTGATGTTATGACAGGGCTCTATCAACGACGCGATGGTAAAGGCCATATCAGGCCCGAGACCGAGATCAGCTGGCATTGTCACCGGCCAAGTGGCAGAAGATTCCACAGACGG is a window from the Trichoderma atroviride chromosome 5, complete sequence genome containing:
- a CDS encoding uncharacterized protein (BUSCO:EOG092D10DF), which gives rise to MSAVAHHHRPTTKVTNKPFKSRAASKHELRDRAKGRVPDEKGSRKTPHQQVMSKFDRRNQAKQTRLTKHREHLKETSVFSGKDAAPRIAAVIPLCADGDAKAAIQSLNSSVDIEADLSSNNLQVTVDRFKQKLQYVALERDLGACLNAASAADFVIIVLSASVEVDALGELILRSVESQGLSTLFTMVQGLDKIEPAKQRPGVMSSLKSFIMHFHPEQEKLYSIDNRQDCANLMRSLCSTTPKGIRWRDERSWMLAESVKFASNDSESTIITGVVRGKGLKADRLIQVGDWGTYQIEKIVAAPLPKQIKKKGETTVETEEEKVLEEPSEDRDDLDQLAPEDVMMDAEDDAAMSVAPSEKKGVLLDEHHYFSDEEDEATAGTKKVPKGTSKYQSAWYLDDVSDSGSDMEDMEMDDENAEEEEIGPEDGVEGFAQPEPTEAAASEYPQSEMMEPNEDEDAVQLEQYRARKRDEAEDDREFPDEVELHPNVLARERLARYRGLKSLRTSPWQEDEDRAYEPEEWRRLLQIPDYNSSRSRATREALVGGVQPGTRVHVYIKGIPTATAQSYNPNSPVTLVSLLRHENKKTVVNYLINLSSDYTASIKAKEELIAQCGPRRMVIKPLFSQSGSTPNDVHKYCRYLHPGQSAIATFMGPVTWGAVPVLFFKRTVAGTDVEGEGEGTSNAGLTLIATGTALPPSTSRVVAKRVVLAGHPYHIHKKIVTIRYMFFNREDVEWFKAMPLWTKRGRSGFFKEPLGTHGYFKATFDGRINPQDSVAISLYKRVWPRHAVPVAGPLLEAGAVAAGQAQELDGDTMME
- a CDS encoding uncharacterized protein (TransMembrane:1 (o219-240i)) — its product is MGAETAVARPPTARKSDAIVTKERRTDIATRAEREKARRIREANQAYGRGKQINTKQIKDKKLRRNLKELENKYQNAALKAKDAEILLENESGFLEAEGELERTYKVRQDEIVANVAVETAKKRFELNLDQLGPYLCDYSKNGRELLLGGRKGHIATMDWREGKLGCEIQLGETIRDVKWLHNNQFFAVAQKKYVYIYDRNGVELHCLRKHSEVTHMEFLPYHFLLATMVRIFFFFFLSFKREMGYPTNHDI
- a CDS encoding uncharacterized protein (EggNog:ENOG41), with translation MPISRKKTCVQCRKAKARCSLTLPRCSRCLDKGLSCEYAAVTMPRMAPYSTIMANTSTANEDRSGNLHGGATDFRRVSAKHARHQLGVYADPEVGPLSESLAMATDSPPLEAAAPVLAPSVESSATWPVTMPADLGLGPDMAFTIASLIEPCHNITRFMNSIDMGISHDTAVAETQDARLRINVPGTQSDVLANDSSSCMLTSRRGLTANAILTTKTIFGQVSAYPALMVSGLSLPPYIHSKCALDDSTTYNCAKAQKHECLGKTLSICAALVGMWLERTPASSPFIWETIYKEIARLDHEYESFDMETLVESMQAMMTYMLLQAQDTDTVMKNDVRFLLTALTHCCGKVHETLEYNTFVDTLDNPLDRKTWAQYEATRRTVCLIYTVEIFLEIRFRQQDFRSCQKFANAPLPCIRDLWEVPSTYEWKKRYNAFLRGRSADKILTLSDYKLSQQLSAEEFVSSTTAGDNCGCIIKDVLRWCEGLDQLGTLITLASSLIKYELDSSEIAVGYVKAP
- a CDS encoding uncharacterized protein (TransMembrane:1 (o12-36i)); protein product: MASPDQPTQTGMILTTALASVVTGYVFGIYTARGYLISPALAEERRKYHNDPVESEESDVDEDDATLDHAPNWANGLDADMRQGLKFRDSGVAEKRSLMEDTSEECKLVLVVRTDLGMTKGKIAAQCSHATLACYKALARADPSSPRTQAARPLGALRPGQDRRPSQEPSRDAGAARQSPRNGAHG